A part of Streptomyces sp. NBC_01210 genomic DNA contains:
- a CDS encoding GntR family transcriptional regulator, translating to MGALRPVRRTLLRDTAYAAIRDAIVRGELPPGDPVRDAGLAERLGLSRAPVREALARLAEEGLVETKPQSYTRVTRLDPRAVREAAVVVRAMHELAARAAVPLLTGGDIAEMREANSRFESATRTGAVGEALQADDELHDVLVRACGNRAVAATIARHTPLIRRLEWRQFAEASALRSAELHVRLIEACAAGDADEVARVTARIWRALEDLADEPDLL from the coding sequence ATGGGTGCACTGCGGCCGGTACGGCGGACTCTGCTGCGCGACACGGCGTACGCGGCGATCCGGGACGCCATCGTGCGCGGCGAGCTGCCGCCGGGAGATCCCGTGCGCGACGCCGGCCTCGCCGAGCGGCTCGGGCTCTCGCGCGCCCCGGTGCGCGAGGCGCTGGCACGGCTCGCGGAGGAAGGGCTCGTCGAGACCAAGCCGCAGAGCTATACGCGGGTGACGCGGCTCGACCCGCGCGCCGTGCGCGAGGCCGCCGTCGTCGTGCGCGCCATGCACGAGCTGGCCGCGAGGGCCGCCGTACCGCTGCTCACGGGCGGGGACATCGCCGAGATGCGCGAGGCGAACAGCCGCTTCGAGAGCGCGACCCGCACCGGTGCCGTCGGCGAGGCGCTGCAGGCCGACGACGAGCTGCATGACGTACTCGTACGGGCCTGCGGCAACCGCGCTGTCGCGGCGACGATCGCGCGCCACACCCCGCTGATCCGCCGACTGGAGTGGCGGCAGTTCGCCGAGGCCAGCGCGCTGCGGTCGGCCGAGCTGCATGTGCGGCTCATCGAAGCGTGCGCCGCAGGCGATGCCGACGAGGTGGCCCGGGTCACCGCGCGGATCTGGCGCGCGCTCGAAGATCTTGCGGACGAACCGGACCTTCTCTGA
- a CDS encoding TROVE domain-containing protein encodes MARFNTRTTKAGAVSPVRSAGRAVRTHQGGIGAERDARSELFLLAVANFVSQQSFYESGGDRDNRFTILVRRLAVEDPEWTAGLLAWLRGEGNMRTASIVGAAEYVKARLDASVTAGPTNRQVVESVLRRADEPGEMLGYWTSQYGRNVPKPVKRGIADAVSRLYSGKSLLKYDTASKGYRFGDILNLVHASPDPGKPWQGALFQYALDRRHNPDTAEPPATNRTLTAHRALMAVPAAERRAVITAPDGAARLAEAGMTWEALAGWLQGPMDAVAWEAVIPSMGPMALVRNLRNFDEAGVSDQVAAQVAAEISDPEVVAASRQFPFRYLAAYQHAPSLRWSYPLERALGHSLANVPALPGRTLILVDRSGSMWARLSDRSELNRADAAAVFGAAVAMRADRADLIEFGTSSASVKYGKGESVLKVLERFGDLGGTNTTEAVRKHYKKHDRVLIVTDEQAAYSYHGDPTEQVPADIPVYTWNLAGYRAGHAPSGKPNRHTFGGLTDAAFRMVPLLERGRDADWPWN; translated from the coding sequence ATGGCACGCTTCAACACCCGTACCACCAAGGCAGGGGCCGTCTCGCCCGTGCGGTCGGCCGGTCGCGCCGTCCGCACCCACCAGGGCGGCATCGGCGCCGAGCGCGACGCACGCTCCGAGCTCTTTCTGCTGGCCGTCGCCAACTTCGTTTCACAGCAGAGCTTTTACGAGTCCGGCGGCGACCGTGACAACCGCTTCACCATCCTCGTACGCCGACTCGCCGTCGAAGACCCGGAGTGGACCGCCGGCCTGCTCGCGTGGCTGCGCGGCGAGGGCAATATGCGGACCGCCTCCATTGTCGGCGCCGCCGAATACGTCAAGGCGCGCCTCGACGCGTCCGTGACCGCGGGTCCGACGAACCGTCAGGTCGTCGAATCCGTACTGCGGCGTGCCGACGAGCCGGGCGAAATGCTCGGCTACTGGACCTCGCAGTACGGCCGCAATGTCCCCAAGCCCGTCAAGCGCGGTATCGCGGACGCCGTGTCCCGCCTCTACAGCGGAAAGTCGCTGCTGAAGTACGACACCGCCTCCAAGGGCTACCGCTTCGGCGACATCCTCAACCTCGTTCACGCCTCGCCCGACCCCGGGAAGCCGTGGCAGGGCGCGCTGTTCCAGTACGCCCTCGACCGCCGGCACAACCCGGACACGGCCGAGCCGCCCGCCACGAACCGCACGCTCACCGCCCACCGGGCGCTGATGGCGGTGCCGGCCGCCGAGCGGCGCGCGGTGATCACCGCGCCCGACGGCGCGGCGCGCCTCGCCGAGGCGGGCATGACCTGGGAGGCGCTCGCGGGCTGGCTGCAGGGTCCGATGGACGCGGTGGCCTGGGAGGCCGTCATCCCGTCCATGGGTCCGATGGCGCTGGTCCGCAACCTGCGGAACTTCGACGAGGCCGGCGTCTCGGACCAGGTCGCCGCGCAGGTCGCCGCGGAGATCTCGGATCCCGAAGTGGTCGCCGCATCGCGGCAGTTCCCCTTCCGCTACCTCGCCGCGTACCAGCACGCGCCGTCGCTGCGCTGGTCGTACCCGCTGGAGCGGGCGCTCGGCCACTCGCTGGCCAATGTGCCCGCACTGCCCGGCCGGACGCTGATCCTGGTCGACCGTTCGGGCTCCATGTGGGCGCGGCTCTCGGACCGCTCCGAGCTCAACCGCGCCGACGCGGCGGCGGTGTTCGGGGCGGCGGTGGCGATGCGGGCGGACCGCGCGGATCTGATCGAGTTCGGTACGAGCAGCGCGTCCGTGAAGTACGGCAAGGGCGAGTCCGTACTGAAGGTCCTTGAGCGCTTCGGCGACCTCGGCGGCACCAACACCACCGAGGCGGTCCGCAAGCACTACAAGAAGCACGACCGGGTGCTGATCGTCACCGACGAGCAGGCGGCGTACAGCTACCACGGCGACCCGACCGAGCAGGTCCCGGCGGACATCCCGGTCTACACCTGGAACCTGGCGGGGTACCGGGCCGGCCACGCTCCGTCGGGCAAGCCGAACCGGCACACCTTCGGGGGACTCACGGACGCGGCCTTCCGCATGGTGCCGCTGCTCGAGCGGGGCCGGGATGCCGACTGGCCCTGGAATTGA
- a CDS encoding alkaline phosphatase PhoX — protein MPLTRRQFSRQSALTGAGVVLTGAVGTLATAPGALAAEDAADTAEQAGHGGHGSHGPGYGPLLSDPEKILALPAGFSYRIITHSGVTKLESGEFTPSNHDGTATFEGPRGVTLLVNNHELKGPRSGWKYPVPLSEGLVYDPAASGGCSVVEVHRSGEVAQWVGIAGTSTNCAGGRTPWGTWLTCEETEDLAGKNGMTKDHGYVFEVDPCDRRANRDPKPIKAFGRYAHEAVVIDPKRGHAFLTEDASGPNGLLFRWVPPHGFRHGRGQLRKLADDAGVLQATKCYDAGGRFVDDLSRATKIGTVYGVDWVDVPDRDGRTVSVRKQFADKDITRARKLEGMWWGDGGVYIVSSYAREESPVQHDGQVWFYDPKRRALTLKVLLGVNPDPSKDGAFDGPDNITVSPYGGLVIAEDGEGVQHLFGATERGRTYPIARNELNIGTAAEPEYSEFTGVVFSPDGRTLYANIQTPGIMLAITGPWKRQ, from the coding sequence ATGCCGCTCACCCGCAGGCAATTCAGCAGACAGTCCGCGCTCACCGGCGCGGGAGTCGTCCTCACCGGCGCCGTCGGCACGCTCGCCACCGCACCCGGCGCTCTCGCAGCGGAGGACGCCGCCGACACCGCGGAGCAGGCCGGACACGGGGGGCACGGCAGCCACGGCCCCGGCTACGGACCGCTGCTGTCCGACCCTGAGAAGATCCTCGCGCTGCCCGCCGGATTCTCGTACCGGATCATCACCCACAGCGGTGTCACCAAGCTGGAGTCGGGCGAGTTCACCCCCTCCAACCACGACGGCACCGCCACCTTCGAGGGCCCGCGCGGAGTGACCCTCCTCGTCAACAACCACGAGCTCAAGGGCCCCCGCTCCGGCTGGAAGTACCCGGTGCCGCTCAGCGAGGGCCTCGTCTACGACCCGGCGGCCTCCGGCGGCTGCTCGGTCGTCGAGGTGCACCGCAGCGGCGAGGTCGCCCAGTGGGTCGGCATCGCCGGCACCTCCACCAACTGCGCCGGCGGGCGCACCCCGTGGGGCACCTGGCTCACCTGCGAGGAGACCGAGGACCTCGCCGGCAAGAACGGTATGACCAAGGACCACGGCTATGTCTTCGAGGTCGACCCCTGCGACCGGCGTGCCAACCGCGACCCGAAGCCCATCAAGGCCTTCGGCCGGTACGCCCACGAGGCCGTCGTCATCGACCCCAAGCGCGGCCACGCCTTTCTGACCGAGGACGCCTCCGGCCCCAACGGCCTGCTCTTCCGCTGGGTCCCGCCGCACGGCTTCAGGCACGGCCGCGGACAGCTGCGCAAGCTCGCCGACGACGCCGGCGTACTCCAGGCGACCAAGTGCTACGACGCCGGCGGCCGCTTCGTCGACGATCTGTCCCGCGCCACGAAGATCGGCACGGTCTACGGCGTGGACTGGGTCGACGTACCCGACCGCGACGGCCGCACCGTCTCCGTGCGCAAGCAGTTCGCCGACAAGGACATCACCCGCGCCCGCAAGCTCGAAGGCATGTGGTGGGGCGACGGCGGCGTGTACATCGTCTCCTCGTACGCCCGCGAGGAGAGCCCCGTCCAGCACGACGGCCAGGTCTGGTTCTACGACCCCAAGCGCCGCGCCCTCACGCTGAAGGTGCTGCTCGGCGTCAACCCCGACCCGTCCAAGGACGGCGCCTTCGACGGCCCGGACAACATCACCGTCTCGCCGTACGGCGGTCTGGTCATCGCCGAGGACGGCGAGGGTGTCCAGCACCTCTTCGGCGCGACCGAGCGCGGCCGTACGTACCCGATCGCGCGCAACGAGCTGAACATCGGCACCGCGGCGGAGCCCGAGTACAGCGAGTTCACCGGAGTCGTCTTCTCGCCCGACGGCCGGACGCTCTACGCCAACATTCAGACCCCGGGCATCATGCTCGCGATCACGGGGCCCTGGAAGCGCCAGTAG
- a CDS encoding endonuclease/exonuclease/phosphatase family protein produces the protein MPSSVVPRTTAVSAVVAVALAAGLLAGSSAASAAASAGEVRIHDIQGSTRISPLVGQQVTEVSGIVTGVRTYGSKGFWFQDPQADADPATSEGVFVYTGSNPTVAVGDQVLVSGTVGEYIPGGTSSGNQSLTQIAKPAVTVVSSQNPLPAPVTVSARSVPSAYAPAGDAAAAGSINALPLKPRAYALDYYESLEGSNVRIGTSRVVGATDPHAELWVTVKPHENPVRRGGTLYNSYTAQNTGRLQIQSLTPLAEKPFPTANVGDVLSGTTEGPLDFNQFGGYTLTARTLGTVQNRGLKREATRKQRDGELAVATYNVENLDPSDPQAKFDALAGAVVTNLASPDILALEEIQDDNGAKNDGTVSAEETLKKFTAAITAAGGPAYQWRTINPENNKDGGEPGGNIRQVFLFNPERVSFTDRAGGDAKTATAVVREGGHAALTLSPGRIDPSNAAWSDSRKPLAGEFTFRGRTVFVIANHFGSKGGDESLTSHHQPPNRSSETKRLLQAQAVNAFVKDILKADRRADVLALGDINDFEFSATTKALTDGGALYPAVKSLPCSERYSYVFQGNSQVLDQILTSPSIHDFAYDSVHINAEFADQNSDHDPQVLRFRP, from the coding sequence ATGCCTTCCTCCGTCGTACCGAGAACCACCGCCGTCTCGGCCGTCGTCGCCGTCGCGCTGGCCGCAGGCCTGCTCGCAGGCTCCTCCGCTGCCTCCGCCGCCGCCTCCGCCGGTGAGGTCCGGATCCATGACATCCAGGGCTCCACCCGGATATCCCCGCTGGTCGGGCAGCAGGTGACCGAAGTATCCGGCATCGTCACGGGCGTACGGACCTACGGCTCCAAGGGCTTCTGGTTCCAGGACCCGCAGGCCGACGCAGACCCCGCCACCAGCGAGGGCGTCTTCGTCTACACCGGCTCCAACCCGACCGTCGCCGTCGGCGACCAGGTGCTGGTCTCCGGCACCGTCGGCGAGTACATCCCCGGCGGCACCTCCTCCGGCAACCAGTCGCTCACCCAGATCGCCAAGCCGGCCGTCACCGTGGTCTCGTCCCAGAACCCGCTGCCCGCTCCGGTCACCGTCTCCGCCCGGTCGGTCCCCTCGGCCTACGCCCCCGCCGGTGACGCGGCGGCCGCCGGCAGCATCAACGCGCTGCCGTTGAAGCCCCGCGCCTACGCCCTGGACTACTACGAGTCGCTCGAGGGCAGCAACGTACGCATCGGCACCTCGCGCGTCGTCGGCGCGACCGACCCGCACGCCGAGCTGTGGGTGACGGTGAAGCCGCACGAGAACCCGGTCCGGCGCGGCGGCACGCTCTACAACTCGTACACCGCGCAGAACACCGGGCGGCTCCAGATCCAGTCGCTGACGCCGCTCGCCGAGAAGCCCTTCCCCACGGCGAACGTCGGGGACGTACTGTCCGGCACCACCGAAGGACCCCTGGACTTCAACCAGTTCGGCGGCTACACACTGACCGCGCGGACCCTCGGCACGGTGCAGAACCGTGGCCTGAAGCGTGAGGCGACGCGCAAGCAGCGCGACGGCGAGCTCGCGGTCGCCACCTACAACGTGGAGAACCTCGACCCGTCCGACCCGCAGGCGAAGTTCGACGCGCTGGCGGGCGCGGTCGTGACCAACCTCGCCTCGCCCGACATCCTCGCCCTGGAGGAGATCCAGGACGACAACGGCGCCAAGAACGACGGCACGGTCTCGGCCGAGGAGACGCTGAAGAAGTTCACGGCGGCGATCACCGCGGCCGGCGGTCCCGCGTACCAGTGGCGCACCATCAACCCCGAGAACAACAAGGACGGCGGCGAGCCGGGCGGCAACATCCGTCAGGTCTTCCTCTTCAACCCGGAGCGGGTCTCCTTCACCGACCGCGCGGGCGGCGACGCGAAGACGGCGACCGCTGTCGTACGGGAGGGGGGCCACGCTGCCCTGACCCTCTCCCCCGGCCGGATCGACCCGTCCAACGCCGCCTGGAGCGACAGCCGCAAGCCGCTGGCCGGCGAGTTCACCTTCCGCGGCCGTACGGTCTTCGTGATCGCCAACCACTTCGGCTCGAAGGGCGGCGACGAGTCGCTGACCTCGCACCACCAGCCGCCGAACCGTTCCTCCGAGACCAAGCGCCTCCTGCAGGCGCAGGCCGTGAACGCCTTCGTCAAGGACATCCTGAAGGCCGACCGCCGCGCCGATGTCCTGGCCCTCGGGGACATCAACGACTTCGAGTTCTCCGCGACGACGAAGGCTCTGACGGACGGCGGTGCGCTCTACCCGGCGGTCAAGTCCCTGCCCTGCTCCGAGCGTTACTCGTACGTCTTCCAGGGCAACAGCCAGGTTCTCGACCAGATCCTGACGAGCCCGTCGATCCATGACTTCGCGTACGACAGCGTGCACATCAACGCGGAGTTCGCGGACCAGAACAGCGATCACGACCCGCAGGTCCTGCGCTTCCGCCCGTAG
- a CDS encoding antibiotic biosynthesis monooxygenase — MTVQPDSRPDLTRAGVGLVKASTWDVGTPERQRAAVEAISKAWQSRDWPCAGLLSYSVCVGEDGRTLLHYSQWQDEDAYQAFLRAYRDDRNEEIDAAVPGVQRLGPHSYELYRSGGLGTDDRRIPGCVVIVDVEFDGPDAERQRAWVDGVFEALGTDPHPRPGGISGHFHISVDGTRVLNYAEWESAEAHREALAAPGDGVGSRTPQWEKVRSFPGVTGGGVNRYTPALSLSAGVQPTVLPY; from the coding sequence GTGACCGTGCAGCCCGACTCCCGGCCCGACCTCACCCGCGCCGGGGTCGGCCTCGTCAAAGCGTCCACCTGGGACGTCGGCACGCCCGAGCGGCAGCGGGCCGCCGTCGAGGCCATCTCCAAGGCCTGGCAGAGCCGGGACTGGCCCTGTGCCGGACTGCTCTCGTACAGCGTCTGCGTCGGCGAGGACGGCAGGACGCTCCTCCACTACTCGCAGTGGCAGGACGAGGACGCCTACCAGGCGTTCCTCCGCGCCTACCGGGACGACAGGAACGAGGAGATCGACGCGGCCGTGCCCGGCGTCCAGCGGCTCGGGCCGCACTCCTACGAGCTCTACCGCAGCGGCGGCCTCGGGACGGACGACCGGCGGATCCCGGGCTGTGTGGTGATCGTGGACGTGGAGTTCGACGGGCCGGACGCCGAGCGCCAACGAGCCTGGGTGGACGGCGTCTTCGAAGCCCTGGGAACGGATCCGCACCCGCGGCCGGGCGGGATCTCCGGGCACTTCCACATCAGCGTCGACGGGACCCGGGTGCTCAACTACGCCGAGTGGGAGAGCGCCGAGGCACACCGCGAGGCGCTGGCCGCGCCCGGCGACGGGGTCGGGTCGAGGACTCCGCAGTGGGAGAAGGTGCGGAGCTTCCCCGGCGTGACAGGTGGCGGCGTGAACCGGTACACGCCCGCGCTGAGCCTCAGCGCGGGCGTGCAGCCGACTGTACTGCCGTACTGA
- the dapA gene encoding 4-hydroxy-tetrahydrodipicolinate synthase, whose amino-acid sequence MTTSRPFGRALCAMITPFTDAGELDLDGARNLADHLVAEGCDGLVLNGTTGESPTTSDAEKTALVRAVVEAVGDRASVVAGVGSADTRHTVELAQAAEAAGADGVLVVTPYYSRPPQTAVEAHFRRVADAVGIPLMLYDIPGRTGTRIEPDTLMRLAGHPRIVAVKDCAYDLLGSTKVIARTSLAYYSGSEELNLPLYAVGGAGFVSTVANVAPRQLRAALDAYDAGQVAEAARLNQLTAPLAELMMASGLPGTVTVKALIDAGPVREPLQPAGREATDGLRRAYVELLVSTSNPSGV is encoded by the coding sequence ATGACCACATCCCGCCCTTTCGGCCGCGCGCTCTGCGCGATGATCACGCCCTTCACCGACGCCGGTGAGCTGGACCTGGACGGCGCCCGGAATCTGGCGGACCATCTGGTGGCCGAGGGCTGCGACGGCCTCGTTCTGAACGGCACCACAGGTGAGTCGCCGACCACCTCGGACGCGGAGAAGACCGCTCTCGTACGGGCGGTGGTGGAGGCGGTCGGCGACCGCGCGTCCGTCGTCGCGGGCGTGGGCAGCGCGGACACCCGGCACACCGTGGAGCTGGCGCAGGCCGCCGAGGCGGCGGGCGCGGACGGGGTGCTGGTGGTGACGCCGTACTACAGCCGTCCGCCGCAGACGGCTGTCGAGGCGCACTTCAGGCGGGTCGCGGACGCGGTCGGCATCCCGCTGATGCTGTACGACATCCCGGGCCGCACCGGCACCCGTATCGAGCCGGACACGCTGATGCGCCTGGCCGGGCATCCGCGGATCGTGGCCGTCAAGGACTGCGCGTACGACCTGCTCGGCTCGACGAAGGTGATCGCCCGGACCTCGCTGGCCTACTACTCGGGCAGCGAGGAGCTGAATCTTCCGCTGTACGCGGTGGGCGGTGCGGGTTTCGTCAGCACGGTCGCGAATGTCGCGCCGCGGCAGCTGCGGGCGGCGCTCGACGCATACGACGCGGGGCAGGTCGCCGAGGCAGCCCGCCTGAATCAACTCACCGCTCCGCTGGCCGAGTTGATGATGGCGTCGGGCCTGCCCGGCACGGTGACCGTGAAGGCACTGATCGACGCGGGGCCGGTCCGGGAACCGCTGCAGCCCGCCGGCCGCGAGGCGACCGACGGCCTGCGCAGGGCGTACGTGGAGCTGCTCGTGTCGACGTCCAACCCGTCCGGCGTCTGA
- the dapD gene encoding 2,3,4,5-tetrahydropyridine-2,6-dicarboxylate N-succinyltransferase, producing MTDTTAPRTTGAVAAGLATLTADGTVLDTWFPAPELSIEPGPAGTERLTAERAVELLGEGAAKALGPDARRGVEVVAVRTVIASLDDKPLDAHDAYLRLHLLSHRLVKPHGQNLDGLFGLLTNVAWTSLGPVAVDDVEEVRLNARAEGLHLAVTSIDKFPRMTDYVAPKGVRIADADRVRLGAHLAEGTTVMHEGFVNFNAGTLGTSMVEGRISAGVVVGDGSDIGGGASTMGTLSGGGNVRIVIGERCLIGAEAGVGIALGDECVVEAGLYVTAGTRVTLPDGQIVKARELSGASNILFRRNSVTGAVEARPNNAVWGGLNEVLHSHN from the coding sequence ATGACCGACACCACTGCTCCTCGCACCACCGGCGCCGTCGCCGCCGGGCTCGCCACGCTCACCGCCGACGGCACCGTCCTCGACACCTGGTTCCCCGCCCCCGAGCTGTCCATCGAGCCCGGCCCCGCCGGGACCGAGCGGCTGACCGCCGAGCGTGCCGTCGAGCTGCTCGGCGAGGGCGCCGCCAAGGCGCTCGGCCCGGACGCCCGCCGCGGCGTCGAGGTCGTCGCCGTCCGTACGGTCATCGCCTCGCTCGACGACAAGCCGCTGGACGCGCACGACGCGTATCTGCGTCTGCACCTGCTCTCGCACCGCCTGGTCAAGCCGCACGGCCAGAACCTGGACGGCCTCTTCGGCCTGCTCACCAATGTCGCCTGGACCTCGCTCGGCCCGGTCGCCGTCGACGACGTTGAGGAGGTCCGGCTGAATGCTCGCGCCGAGGGTCTGCACCTGGCCGTGACGAGCATCGACAAGTTCCCGCGGATGACGGACTACGTCGCGCCCAAGGGCGTGCGCATCGCCGACGCCGACCGCGTCCGCCTCGGCGCGCACCTCGCCGAGGGCACCACCGTGATGCACGAGGGCTTCGTCAACTTCAACGCCGGCACGCTCGGCACGTCGATGGTCGAGGGCCGGATCTCCGCGGGCGTCGTCGTCGGCGACGGCTCCGACATCGGCGGCGGCGCCTCCACCATGGGCACGCTCTCCGGTGGCGGCAACGTCCGCATCGTCATCGGCGAGCGCTGCCTGATCGGCGCCGAGGCGGGCGTCGGCATCGCGCTCGGCGACGAGTGCGTCGTCGAGGCCGGTCTGTACGTCACCGCCGGTACCCGGGTCACCCTGCCCGACGGGCAGATCGTCAAGGCCCGCGAGCTGTCCGGCGCGAGCAACATCCTCTTCCGCCGCAACTCGGTCACCGGCGCCGTCGAGGCCCGCCCGAACAACGCTGTGTGGGGCGGGCTCAACGAGGTCCTGCACAGCCACAACTGA
- a CDS encoding CU044_5270 family protein encodes MDEMQTLQGFRADAPTPDRDRLAPGRQKLLEEAGRTRRFRGNWKLAAVGAAAAVTAAAVLAAQLGAGTGTQQPRPQSEYGSVAEPRDGQWIYRKVVEKQAPLNFVNDLNPTTEYARGKRAPWGTIENESWTQYGSGKLFRTLLNPQQIDRNGHANWGSPKSLREKVAKLPDDPQKLFQALRGVITIEDNLQGSKDTANYRRIMLVFSEVDFIPPKVRASLYRALGVIPGVKIDHRPVKDAIGRPAVAVYEPGSTFTRDLNLREELLLDPKTFEYRGERKLYLAGGKLDGKVTTKDTLVSISALVKTAVLDNHSLRP; translated from the coding sequence ATGGATGAGATGCAGACGCTCCAGGGATTCCGCGCGGACGCGCCGACGCCGGACCGCGACCGACTGGCCCCCGGTCGGCAGAAGCTGCTCGAGGAGGCGGGCCGGACCCGTCGCTTCCGGGGCAACTGGAAGCTCGCTGCGGTGGGCGCGGCGGCCGCGGTGACGGCCGCGGCGGTCCTGGCGGCCCAGCTCGGGGCGGGAACGGGGACGCAGCAGCCGCGGCCGCAGAGCGAATACGGATCGGTCGCCGAGCCGCGGGACGGTCAGTGGATCTACCGGAAGGTCGTGGAGAAGCAGGCGCCGCTCAACTTCGTCAACGACCTCAATCCGACCACCGAGTACGCACGGGGCAAGCGTGCTCCCTGGGGAACGATCGAGAACGAGAGCTGGACTCAGTACGGCAGCGGCAAGCTGTTCCGGACGCTGCTCAATCCCCAGCAGATCGATCGCAATGGGCACGCGAACTGGGGGTCGCCGAAGAGCCTGCGGGAAAAGGTGGCGAAGCTGCCCGACGACCCGCAGAAGCTGTTCCAGGCCCTTCGGGGCGTGATCACGATCGAGGACAATCTCCAGGGCTCGAAGGACACCGCCAATTACCGGCGGATCATGCTCGTGTTCTCCGAGGTGGACTTCATCCCACCGAAGGTACGGGCCTCGCTCTACCGGGCACTGGGCGTGATCCCCGGCGTCAAGATCGACCACCGGCCCGTCAAGGACGCGATCGGCCGGCCCGCCGTGGCCGTGTACGAGCCCGGCTCCACGTTCACCCGTGACCTGAACCTGCGGGAGGAGCTGCTGCTCGACCCGAAGACATTCGAGTACCGCGGTGAGCGCAAGCTCTATCTCGCCGGTGGAAAGCTCGACGGAAAGGTCACCACCAAGGACACCCTGGTGAGTATCAGCGCCCTCGTGAAGACCGCCGTCCTCGACAATCACAGCCTGCGCCCCTGA
- a CDS encoding RNA polymerase sigma factor, which yields MSGPLNPGGDAAVIAGSLERPDLFAELYHRYAPDIHRYAARRLGDGAADDITADTFLSAFRTRSRYDLGRENARPWLYGIAANLIGKQRRAEVRALRALARTGNDPVAESWVDRADSRVTAQASHASLADALASLSAGDRHVLLLVAWADLGYQEVADALSIPVGTVRSRLNRARRKVRGALGDADPTHVHDIVPKAASHG from the coding sequence GTGAGCGGCCCACTCAATCCCGGCGGCGACGCCGCCGTCATCGCCGGGTCGTTGGAGCGGCCCGATCTCTTCGCCGAGCTCTACCACCGGTACGCGCCGGACATCCACCGCTATGCCGCCCGCCGCCTCGGTGACGGGGCGGCCGACGACATCACCGCCGACACCTTCCTCAGCGCCTTCAGGACCCGGTCGCGCTACGACCTGGGCCGGGAGAACGCCAGGCCCTGGCTGTACGGGATAGCCGCCAACCTCATCGGCAAACAGCGCCGCGCGGAGGTCAGGGCGTTGCGGGCGCTGGCCCGCACCGGGAACGACCCGGTTGCCGAGTCCTGGGTCGACCGCGCCGACAGCCGGGTCACCGCCCAGGCTTCGCACGCCTCTCTGGCCGACGCCCTCGCGTCCCTGTCGGCCGGTGACCGCCATGTCCTGCTGCTGGTCGCCTGGGCGGATCTCGGATATCAGGAGGTCGCCGACGCGCTCTCCATCCCGGTGGGCACCGTCCGCTCCCGGCTGAACCGCGCCCGCCGCAAGGTGCGCGGGGCGCTGGGAGACGCGGACCCCACCCACGTACACGACATCGTCCCGAAGGCGGCCAGCCATGGATGA
- a CDS encoding TetR/AcrR family transcriptional regulator, protein MARRYDPERRERIIGAAIRVVGRNGIAGLSHRTVAAEADVPLGSTTYHFASLDELLVAALRQTNEGFAAAVRDSGALADPDADIAEELARLMGDWLAGERTGVELEYELYLAALRRPALRPVAAQWCEGLAEILARRTDPVTARALVALMDGICLQVLLTDVPYEAEFAREMLARIIG, encoded by the coding sequence ATGGCGCGCCGGTACGACCCCGAACGGCGCGAGCGGATCATCGGCGCCGCGATCCGGGTGGTCGGGCGCAACGGGATCGCCGGGCTCAGCCATCGCACCGTGGCGGCCGAGGCGGATGTGCCACTCGGCTCTACGACGTACCATTTCGCCTCCCTCGACGAGCTGTTGGTTGCCGCGTTGCGCCAGACCAACGAGGGGTTCGCGGCGGCGGTACGGGACAGTGGCGCGCTCGCCGACCCGGACGCCGATATCGCGGAGGAGCTCGCGCGGCTGATGGGGGATTGGCTGGCGGGTGAGCGCACCGGGGTTGAGCTGGAGTACGAGCTCTATCTGGCTGCCCTGCGGCGGCCCGCGCTACGGCCGGTCGCGGCCCAGTGGTGCGAGGGACTTGCCGAGATCCTGGCCCGGCGGACCGATCCGGTCACCGCGCGGGCGCTGGTGGCGTTGATGGACGGCATCTGCCTGCAGGTGCTGCTGACCGACGTGCCGTACGAGGCGGAGTTCGCGCGCGAGATGCTGGCGCGGATCATCGGCTGA
- a CDS encoding DMT family transporter: MGYGLLAAAIAAEVAGTTAMKYSEGFTRLWPSLLTVVGYLLAFSLLARTLKTLSVGTAYAIWAGVGTAAIAVIGMVFLGESTSLVKIAGIALVIAGVVVLSMGGAH; this comes from the coding sequence ATGGGATACGGACTGCTGGCCGCGGCGATCGCGGCGGAGGTGGCCGGGACGACGGCCATGAAGTACAGCGAGGGCTTCACCAGGCTGTGGCCCTCGCTGCTCACCGTCGTGGGCTATCTGCTCGCCTTCTCGCTGCTCGCGCGCACGTTGAAGACGCTGTCGGTGGGCACCGCGTACGCGATCTGGGCGGGCGTCGGCACGGCCGCGATCGCCGTCATCGGCATGGTGTTCCTGGGCGAGTCGACCAGCCTGGTCAAGATCGCGGGCATCGCGCTGGTGATCGCCGGCGTCGTGGTGCTCAGCATGGGCGGAGCCCACTGA